From one Brachypodium distachyon strain Bd21 chromosome 4, Brachypodium_distachyon_v3.0, whole genome shotgun sequence genomic stretch:
- the LOC112272445 gene encoding zinc finger BED domain-containing protein RICESLEEPER 2-like — MAKEKRPGRQRPATATASMEVESTKKPPTTSGSLAGSPAETPTSTTGKQSRIEGNSGPTDSASNESMSDEDEWIEIEEEYNEIDQSEKVDMDDEVTVSDLDNGLGEGYSHEDGKVVSKKRKKAGVAVALVKVKEKKTRKKRVECWKYFKLVNAVLKRKPDEVVVQAKCLYCFGLYVYAGGTTSMNRHNKSCAQILNQKARALRQGTIAFDPQKPGASLIVNNEYDHEECTRIIAKMIIVHEYPFRMAEHAWFNILMKYMNASYKFIGRKTIRAECMKNICYLAVVAHYIDDSWKMQSRVLNFVELDPPHSDIIIAQDVFECRQEWKIEDKIISLTMDNASSNDVAASKLMDREIVKYLKKSPSRMYKFLGTYKSLKIAVGKGLCLDVSTRWSSTHRMLESCTVYNVALAEYAQSDSQYKWLPSNEDWEFYANIEPILRSFAEVTTILSGSNYPTANIFYPYIMNVKIAINNHAMKKDDENLNAMDKEPDVEEDVEFVPFPTDSAHVESN; from the exons ATGGCGAAGGAGAAACGCCCAGGACGTCAACGCCCTGCGACTGCGACTGCAAGCATGGAAGTGGAGTCGACCAAGAAGCCGCCGACCACCTCAGGTTCTTTGGCAGGGAGCCCTGCTGAGACGCCAACCTCGACGACAGGGAAGCAATCCCGCATAGAAGGAAATTCAGGGCCTACTGACTCTGCTTCGAATGAATCAATGAGT GACGAGGATGAATGGATAGAGATTGAAGAGGAGTATAACGAGATTGATCAATCAGAAAAGGTTGATATGGATGATGAAGTGACTGTGTCTGATCTAGACAATGGTTTAGGTGAAGGTTATAGCCATGAAGATGGTAAGGTGgtgtcaaagaaaagaaagaaggctGGAGTTGCTGTTGCTTTGGTAAAGGTCAAGGAGAAGAAAACGAGAAAGAAACGTGTAGAATGTTGGAAGTATTTCAAGTTGGTCAATGCCGTGTTAAAGAGGAAGCCTGATGAAGTTGTTGTGCAGGCGAAGTGCTTGTACTGTTTTGGGCTGTATGTTTATGCTGGAGGCACTACTAGTATGAATAGGCACAACAAATCTTGTGCACAAATACTGAATCAGAAGGCAAGAGCATTACGCCAAGGTACGATTGCATTTGATCCACAAAAGCCAGGTGCTTCTCTTATAGTTAACAATGAATATGATCATGAAGAATGCACAAGGATCATAGCTAAGATGATAATTGTGCATGAATACCCGTTTAGGATGGCAGAGCATGCTTGGTTCAATATTCTTATGAAATATATGAATGCTTCCTACAAGTTCATTGGTAGAAAGACTATTAGAGCTGAATGCATGAAG AATATTTGCTATCTAGCTGTGGTTGCTCACTACATAGATGATAGTTGGAAAATGCAGTCTCGTGTGCTAAATTTTGTGGAATTAGATCCACCACACTCGGACATTATCATAGCTCAGGATGTATTTGAATGCCGCCAAGAATGGAAGATAGAAGACAAAATCATCTCTCTTACCATGGATAATGCATCTTCCAATGATGTTGCTGCTAGCAAGTTGATGGATAG GGAGATTGTCAAGTACTTGAAAAAGTCTCCATCACGCATGTATAAATTCTTGGGTACTTACAAGTCTCTAAAAATTGCTGTTGGGAAAGGATTGTGCCTAGATGTCTCAACCAGATGGAGTTCTACACATAGAATGTTAGAGTCTTGCACCGTGTACAATGTTGCTTTGGCTGAATATGCACAATCAGATTCTCAATACAAGTGGCTGCCTAGTAATGAAGATTGGGAATTTTATGCCAATATTGAACCCATCTTGAGATCATTTGCTGAGGTTACTACCATTCTATCCGGATCAAATTATCCCACTGCTAACATATTTTATCCTTATATCATGAATGTCAAGATTGCCATAAACAACCATGCTATGAAAAAGGATGATGAGAATTTGAATGCAATGGATAAG GAACCTGATGTTGAAGAAGATGTGGAGTTTGTACCATTCCCTACAGATTCTGCTCATGTTGAAAGCAACTAA
- the LOC100834126 gene encoding LOW QUALITY PROTEIN: pollen-specific leucine-rich repeat extensin-like protein 3 (The sequence of the model RefSeq protein was modified relative to this genomic sequence to represent the inferred CDS: deleted 2 bases in 1 codon), translating into MASHGILVPLLFFFFLLSALSDATLKEGSNGELPDDFEFDIHVDVTFANERLRRAYIALQAWRKAIYSDPKNFTGGWAGADVCAYFGVSCVQALDDPNATVVAAVDLNGGDIAGHLPPELGLLADIAVFHINSNRFCGIIPETFSRLSLLHELDVSNNRFVGPFPKVVLHIPVLKYLDLRFNDFEGELPKELFEKSLDAVVLNSNRFVGFIPDNIGNSTASMVVLANNKFVGCIPRGVGMMAGTLDELVLLNNRLDGCMPPELGMLGNTTVVDVSGNALAGTLPEELQGLKKVEQLDVSRNLMAGAVGEKVCTLPALANFSFGGNFFSQEAPACVPKEGGDVEMDDKGNCLPGRPAQKTPLECGPVLARPVDCSTNVCSARPSKPKPVYPPVVGPYMPKAPAPPKYPPVVGPYMPKAPPPVPVMSPPLPVKSPPPPVPVSSPPPPVKSPPPPVPVSSPPPPVKSPPPPAPVSSPPPPPAPIRSPPPPVKSPPPPAPVSSPPPPVKSPPPPAPVSSPPPPVKSPPPPAPVSSPPPPVKSPPPPAPVSSPPPPVKFAPPPAPVSSPPPPVIPPTPSSSKLPTTTGKIPSSASSTIPAATSSGEIASSSSVPTAATGRPIASSASAITASAGPGRNHTTTDQSTELHVTTAASIPRILIIKREGSLPERDHEDD; encoded by the exons ATGGCGTCCCATGGCATCCTCgtccccctcctcttcttcttcttcctcctctccgcaCTCTCCGACGCGACTCTCAAGGAGGGCAGCAATGGCGAGCTCCCGGACGACTTCGAGTTCGACATCCACGTGGACGTGACCTTCGCCAacgagcgcctccgccgcgcctaCATCGCGCTCCAGGCCTGGCGCAAGGCCATCTACTCCGACCCCAAGAACTTCACCGGCGGCTGGGCCGGCGCCGACGTCTGCGCCTACTTCGGCGTCTCCTGCGTCCAGGCCCTCGACGACCCCAACGCCACCGTGGTCGCTGCCGTCGACCTCAACGGCGGCGACATCGCCGGCCACCTCCCACCCGAGCTCGGCCTGCTCGCCGACATCGCCGTCTTCCACATCAACTCCAACCGCTTCTGCGGCATCATCCCGGAGACCTTCTCCCggctctccctcctccacgaGCTCGACGTCAGCAACAACCGCTTCGTGGGGCCGTTCCCCAAGGTGGTTCTCCACATTCCCGTGCTCAAGTACCTCGATTTGAGGTTCAATGATTTCGAGGGGGAGCTGCCCAAGGAGCTCTTCGAGAAGAGCCTCGACGCCGTCGTGCTCAACAGCAACCGCTTCGTGGGCTTCATCCCGGACAACATCGGCAACTCCACGGCGTCGATGGTGGTGCTCGCCAACAACAAGTTCGTGGGATGTATCCCGCGGGGCGTGGGGATGATGGCGGGGACGCTGGACGAGCTCGTGCTGCTCAACAACCGGCTCGACGGCTGCATGCCGCCGGAGCTGGGGATGCTGGGGAACACGACGGTGGTGGACGTCAGCGGGAACGCGCTCGCCGGCACGCTGCCGGAGGAGCTGCAGGGGCTGAAGAAGGTGGAGCAGCTGGACGTGTCGAGGAACCTGATGGCCGGGGCTGTGGGGGAGAAGGTGTGCACGCTTCCGGCGTTGGCCAACTTCAGCTTTGGCGGGAATTTCTTCAGCCAGGAGGCGCCGGCGTGCGTGCCCAAGGAGGGTGGGGATGTGGAGATGGATGATAAGGGGAACTGCTTGCCCGGGCGGCCGGCGCAGAAGACCCCGCTTGAGTGTGGCCCAGTGCTCGCTAGGCCTGTGGATTGCAGCACCAATGTCTGCTCCGCGCGACCGTCCAAGCCCAAGCCCGTGTACCCGCCGGTCGTCGGCCCATATATGCCTAAAGCACCGGCACCGCCCAAGTATCCGCCGGTGGTCGGCCCGTATATGCCTAAAGCACCACCGCCCGTGCCGGTGATGTCACCGCCTCTGCCGGTGAAATCGCCTCCACCACCAGTACCGGTGAGCTCACCTCCTCCACCCGTGAAATCCCCaccgccacccgtgcccgtgagttctccgccaccgccggtgaaatcccctccgccgcctgctccaGTGAGCTCTCCCCCTCCACCACCTGCTCCAATAAGATCCCCACCTCCGCCTGTAAAATCACCTCCGCCACCGGCACCAGTAAGCTCACCACCTCCACCTGTAAAATCACCTCCGCCACCAGCTCCAGTAAGCTCTCCACCTCCACCAGTGAAATCCCCGCCACCACCAGCGCCCGTAAGCTCACCGCCTCCACCTGTAAAATCCCCTCCACCACCAGCACCGGTAAGCTCGCCACCTCCGCCTGTAAAATTCGCACCACCCCCAGCGCCGGTaagctcgccgcctccgcctgtA AtcccccccacccccagcTCCAGTAAGCTCCCCACCACCACCGGTAAAatcccctcctccgcctccagtaccatccccgccgccaccagctcCGGTGAgatcgcctcctcctccagtgttcccaccgccgccaccggccgtcccatcgcctcctccgccagcgccatcaccgcctccgccggccccGGCAGGAATCATACTACCACCGATCAAAGCACAGAACTACATgtcaccaccgccgcctcaATTCCAAGGATACTAATCATCAAGCGCGAGGGAAGCCTGCCGGAGAGAGACCACGAGGACGATTGA
- the LOC112268966 gene encoding F-box/kelch-repeat protein At3g23880-like, with amino-acid sequence MELSEATTAEENQAVAPLPKEILMEILARLPAKSVGRFRCVSPDWSAMLSSAYFVDLHARRANRPDRPRLLLAPVGSSYDDCVYSWQPGGQVEKLRSDDFAETGLLAPVTKPCHGLVLIRCTDYRGYFVCNPSTGEVLPLPDSEVPLKTIWRPSISGQPFFYGVSYGLGYCSVTKQHKVVRLFWCNNVSSCEVFVLDKLAYWRPTAQEPPSCHVSEDKLAVFVRGHLHFLCRGADIITFNTSSETFGSLLPPAGFEDASPLLTELDDCLCYCYGEPDSDDPYHVFLLRDYMGGRWEKLCCIERSAWPESERMLLRSLCISPLVMYHSDDGQRRVMFGTGACKVFAVGLDTNIPEILFTPDGTIIGSCDDDYILPLCLFEEYLGSVGRTVEEMAFSSPTTKAWSDIFKWMPARSVSELSLVCREWRATIMTDRFIQSHVAMQI; translated from the coding sequence ATGGAGCTATCAGAGGCGACAACGGCGGAGGAGAACCAGGCCGTCGCGCCGCTGCCCAAGGAGATCCTCATGGAGATTCTCGCCCGGCTCCCGGCCAAGTCCGTCGGCCGCTTCCGCTGCGTGTCGCCCGATTGGTCCGCGATGCTCTCGTCGGCGTACTTCGTCGACCTCCACGCCCGGCGGGCCAACAGGCCGGATCGCCCTCGGCTGCTCCTTGCTCCGGTGGGTTCCTCGTACGATGACTGCGTCTATTCATGGCAGCCCGGTGGTCAGGTCGAGAAGCTCAGGTCGGACGATTTCGCAGAGACAGGGTTGCTTGCTCCTGTCACCAAGCCCTGCCACGGCCTCGTCCTCATCAGGTGCACCGACTACCGCGGCTACTTCGTTTGCAACCCTTCTACTGGTGAGGTCTTGCCTCTCCCTGACAGCGAGGTGCCACTGAAGACGATTTGGCGGCCTTCGATAAGCGGGCAACCGTTCTTCTATGGGGTGTCTTACGGACTCGGTTACTGCTCGGTGACCAAGCAGCATAAAGTAGTGCGCTTGTTTTGGTGCAACAATGTGTCAAGCTGTGAGGTCTTCGTCCTTGATAAACTTGCTTACTGGAGGCCTACTGCCCAAGAGCCTCCATCGTGCCATGTCAGCGAGGACAAGCTGGCTGTTTTCGTAAGGGGACATCTGCACTTCCTCTGCCGTGGTGCTGACATTATCACTTTTAACACTAGCAGCGAGACCTTTGGTTCGTTGCTGCCGCCAGCGGGTTTTGAGGATGCGTCGCCATTGCTGACGGAGCTGGATGACTGCTTATGCTACTGCTATGGAGAGCCTGATAGTGATGATCCTTACCATGTCTTCCTGCTAAGAGATTACATGGGAGGCCGGTGGGAGAAGCTCTGTTGTATTGAGCGAAGTGCTTGGCCAGAATCTGAGCGCATGCTGCTGCGATCTCTCTGCATTTCCCCACTAGTTATGTATCATTCAGATGATGGACAGAGGAGGGTCATGTTCGGGACAGGAGCTTGTAAAGTTTTTGCGGTGGGCCTTGACACCAACATCCCGGAGATTTTATTCACGCCAGATGGAACCATAATTGGTAGCTGTGATGACGACTATATCCTGCCGCTTTGTCTGTTCGAGGAGTACCTCGGTTCAGTGGGACGCACAGTTGAGGAGATGGCCTTTTCATCACCGACAACTAAAGCTTGGTCAGACATTTTTAAGTGGATGCCTGCACGTTCGGTGTCTGAGTTGAGCTTGGTGTGCAGGGAATGGCGTGCAACGATCATGACTGACCGTTTCATTCAATCGCATGTCGCCATGCAAATTTGA
- the LOC100827910 gene encoding rapid alkalinization factor, translated as MAGVAKSLVVLFLLVAALSASASASSSMGAGGDLQLGLFSSSASASDRETCTVGECGGGEDEDAEGELGSASAEAHRRILAGRGYISYGALRRGTVPCNRRGASYYNCRPGAQANPYHRGCSRITRCRG; from the coding sequence atggccggcgtTGCCAAGAGCCTCGTGGTTCTCTTCCTTCTCGTAGCGGCGCTGTCTGCATCCGCCTCCGCGTCGTCCTCcatgggcgccggcggggacctgcagctgggcctcttctcctcctccgcctccgcctccgacaGGGAGACGTGCACGGTGGgggagtgcggcggcggcgaggatgagGACGCGGAGGGCGAGCTggggtcggcgtcggcggaggcGCACAGGCGCATCCTGGCGGGGCGCGGGTACATCAGCTACGGCGCGCTGCGGCGGGGCACCGTCCCCTGCAACCGCCGCGGGGCGAGCTACTACAACTGCCGCCCCGGCGCGCAGGCCAACCCCTACCACCGTGGCTGCTCCCGCATCACCCGCTGCCGCGGCTAA